In Suricata suricatta isolate VVHF042 chromosome 14, meerkat_22Aug2017_6uvM2_HiC, whole genome shotgun sequence, one DNA window encodes the following:
- the ISCU gene encoding iron-sulfur cluster assembly enzyme ISCU, mitochondrial, with the protein MAAAGAGRLRRAASALLLRSPRLPARELSAPARLYHKKVVDHYENPRNVGSLDKTSKNVGTGLVGAPACGDVMKLQIQVDEQGKIVDARFKTFGCGSAIASSSLATEWVKGKTVEEALTIKNTDIAKELCLPPVKLHCSMLAEDAIKAALADYRLKQEPKKGEAEKK; encoded by the exons ATGGCGGCGGCTGGAGCTGGCCGTCTGAGGCGGGCAGCGTCCGCTCTGCTGCTCCGGAGCCCGCGCCTGCCCGCCCGGGAGCTGTCGGCTCCGGCCCGGCTCTATCACAAGAAG GTTGTTGATCATTATGAAAATCCTCGGAACGTGGGATCTCTTGACAAGACATCAAAAAATGTTGGAACTGGATTGGTGGGAGCTCCAGCGTGCGGTGATGTGATGAAGttacag ATTCAAGTAGATGAACAGGGGAAGATTGTGGATGCCAGGTTTAAGACGTTTGGCTGTGGTTCTGCAATTGCCTCCAGCTCCCTAGCCACCGAATGGGTCAAAGGGAAGACG GTGGAGGAGGCCCTGACCATCAAGAACACTGACATCGCCAAGGAGCTCTGCCTTCCCCCTGTGAAGCTGCACTGCTCCA TGCTGGCTGAGGATGCGATCAAGGCCGCCCTGGCTGATTACAGACTGAAACAAGAACCCAAGAAAGGAGAGGCGGAGAAGAAATGA